In a genomic window of Desulfonatronum sp. SC1:
- a CDS encoding type II secretion system protein encodes MKRQSGFTLLEVLIVIGIMGLIAAMVSPRFGGIRDAAGVVIRDNNQQRMTAAVASYWEDHEVFPSGLVNLVYEDGGPDEYDRSARYKMPTHEGNLVHEGKVTFDEDFFTRLNLRVHILNEDEARELRRMGIMTLYNLNSYDYHGVDEGVVTPIVEGDREDRMRQVGRGVNDDDPRIRADLGVLMVGLGWDTSVGPASWIGPATTEASIRTTGWTHPDSIGRIILGLGPETELINKDIISSAGLCPDGLRNDRTTWNHYSLLLPRLQATVDRMNATSSLDHLKMITARPANGPVREFNLLTVQPRYRFNIYSPSGLLGNDPENNLTWEIIDPATET; translated from the coding sequence ATGAAAAGACAATCTGGATTTACCCTGCTCGAAGTGCTCATCGTCATCGGCATCATGGGCCTGATAGCGGCCATGGTTTCGCCGCGTTTCGGCGGGATCAGGGACGCGGCCGGGGTGGTCATCCGGGACAACAACCAACAGCGCATGACCGCGGCCGTGGCTTCGTACTGGGAGGATCATGAGGTTTTTCCTTCGGGCTTGGTCAATCTGGTCTATGAGGACGGAGGTCCGGATGAGTATGATCGATCAGCCCGATACAAAATGCCGACTCATGAAGGAAATCTGGTCCATGAAGGCAAGGTGACCTTTGACGAGGACTTCTTCACCCGGCTCAACCTCCGCGTGCATATCCTGAATGAAGATGAAGCCCGGGAACTGCGGCGGATGGGGATCATGACTCTCTATAACCTGAACAGCTATGATTATCATGGGGTTGATGAAGGCGTCGTTACTCCAATCGTTGAAGGAGATAGAGAAGACCGCATGCGCCAGGTTGGGCGTGGGGTAAATGACGATGATCCCCGTATCCGGGCCGACCTGGGCGTGCTCATGGTGGGGTTGGGATGGGATACCTCGGTTGGTCCGGCAAGTTGGATCGGGCCGGCCACGACGGAAGCGAGCATCAGGACCACCGGCTGGACCCACCCGGATTCCATAGGTCGAATCATTCTGGGGCTGGGGCCGGAAACCGAGTTGATCAACAAAGATATTATTTCCTCGGCGGGTCTGTGCCCTGACGGCCTGCGCAATGACCGGACCACCTGGAACCACTACAGCCTTCTCCTGCCTCGCTTACAGGCTACCGTGGACCGGATGAATGCAACTTCAAGTCTTGACCACTTGAAAATGATCACCGCCAGACCCGCGAATGGCCCGGTACGGGAATTCAACCTGCTGACCGTGCAACCACGCTACCGCTTCAACATCTACTCCCCTTCAGGGCTTCTCGGGAATGATCCGGAAAATAATCTGACGTGGGAGATAATTGATCCAGCGACTGAGACTTAG
- a CDS encoding type II secretion system protein: MLKRKMNRKQGQQGFTLLEILVVVAIMGFLVAMVAPRFAGITDGTIDVVCDTNQQRMISALSAYSEQKGRLPGGMVNLVDESDGEYFRPTHTGELEYPDEGTATFFEEFFERNLFQVHILDAAEVSELRAMGIGSVYNLNAYNYDGIDFDEYDQMDAAIAVDDRESTLRRVSVAEGLGVLMVGMGAEDATSDVEGPGVLTTAGVLNSDYDEWGNPDWLGRIMLGIGPDSDLIKEGMISAAGLCPGGINKDDVHWNNYNVLLPRLEATVDRYEDGMMTYLFAKANGGSIREFNLKEAQPGYMFITQCPEGHRFATAEEFEEWAIYAAADDTEAARTAAETALEEFFED; this comes from the coding sequence ATGTTGAAACGGAAAATGAACCGGAAACAAGGACAGCAAGGCTTCACCCTTCTGGAAATCCTGGTGGTCGTGGCCATCATGGGCTTCCTGGTCGCCATGGTCGCCCCGCGCTTCGCGGGCATCACCGACGGCACCATCGACGTGGTGTGCGACACGAACCAGCAGCGGATGATCTCAGCCCTGTCCGCGTATAGTGAACAGAAAGGCAGACTGCCCGGCGGCATGGTCAACCTGGTGGATGAATCTGATGGCGAATACTTCCGTCCCACGCACACCGGCGAACTGGAATACCCGGACGAGGGAACGGCCACCTTTTTTGAGGAGTTCTTCGAGCGTAATCTGTTCCAGGTGCATATCCTGGACGCGGCTGAAGTATCTGAACTGCGCGCCATGGGCATCGGCTCTGTGTACAACCTGAATGCCTACAACTACGACGGCATTGATTTTGATGAGTATGACCAGATGGATGCGGCTATCGCTGTAGATGACCGAGAGTCCACCCTGCGTCGTGTATCAGTCGCTGAAGGCCTGGGCGTGCTCATGGTCGGCATGGGTGCTGAAGATGCCACTTCTGATGTTGAAGGCCCCGGGGTGCTTACGACTGCCGGCGTTCTTAATTCTGACTACGACGAATGGGGCAACCCCGATTGGCTCGGCCGCATCATGCTGGGCATCGGCCCGGATTCCGACCTGATTAAGGAAGGCATGATCTCCGCTGCCGGCTTGTGCCCCGGCGGGATCAACAAAGACGATGTGCATTGGAACAACTACAATGTGCTCCTGCCGCGCCTGGAAGCCACCGTTGATCGCTACGAAGACGGCATGATGACCTACCTGTTCGCCAAGGCCAACGGCGGTTCCATTCGTGAGTTCAACCTGAAAGAAGCCCAGCCCGGCTACATGTTCATCACCCAATGCCCGGAAGGCCATCGTTTCGCCACGGCTGAGGAGTTCGAGGAATGGGCGATCTACGCCGCTGCTGACGATACTGAAGCTGCCCGCACAGCCGCTGAAACCGCTTTGGAAGAATTCTTCGAAGACTAG
- a CDS encoding type II secretion system protein, whose product MTGLRKRYRRGEQGFTLLEILVVVAIMGFLVAMVAPRFAGVTEGTVQVVGDTSKSRGDQMISAFYEQKSRYPSGLVNLVMTDGDTLADARYQIPYVDNEDPGDGPEVLRFNHNNNHKFMIHILNDDEARELRNLGVSRMYNLNQYGEVLGSSWDGNPVQAGDTVGRRADADHTERTYNWNNVVVVAENDKRPHMEAVVPREGVGVAMSIVGFEADDATEFLYVGAPRPPSAPRADSFGRIVFGLGPETELVTSGMASNAGRTPVATTTENYTWDGYYILMPRLTATSERLKAATFTNIVDANSARNLPTNFNDPANPNRGQIVAVGYPAGTNLTAGEIVNGAGVIQDGVAQYAKRVVDLLEPHATWDFASMPTEQDLRWSLVFNVSELP is encoded by the coding sequence ATGACAGGCTTGAGGAAGCGGTACAGACGAGGAGAGCAGGGCTTCACCCTGCTGGAAATCCTGGTGGTCGTGGCTATCATGGGCTTTCTGGTGGCCATGGTCGCGCCGCGGTTCGCGGGGGTCACCGAAGGGACGGTTCAGGTTGTCGGCGACACCAGCAAGAGCAGGGGAGACCAGATGATTTCGGCGTTCTATGAGCAAAAAAGCCGTTATCCCAGTGGACTGGTCAATCTGGTGATGACCGATGGTGATACATTGGCGGATGCCCGCTACCAGATCCCCTACGTGGACAACGAGGATCCCGGAGACGGACCAGAGGTGCTGCGCTTCAACCACAACAACAACCACAAGTTCATGATCCATATTCTGAACGATGACGAGGCAAGAGAACTGCGCAACCTGGGCGTCAGCCGGATGTACAACCTGAACCAGTACGGCGAGGTTTTGGGGTCGTCTTGGGATGGTAATCCTGTTCAGGCCGGGGACACGGTGGGAAGGAGAGCTGATGCTGACCATACGGAAAGAACCTATAACTGGAACAATGTTGTAGTGGTTGCGGAAAATGACAAGCGACCGCACATGGAGGCCGTGGTGCCGCGTGAAGGCGTGGGCGTGGCCATGTCCATAGTCGGGTTCGAGGCGGATGACGCCACGGAATTCTTATATGTCGGTGCTCCCCGTCCGCCGTCCGCTCCCCGCGCGGACAGTTTCGGGCGTATCGTGTTCGGGCTGGGACCGGAAACCGAACTGGTCACCAGCGGCATGGCCTCCAATGCCGGCCGCACCCCGGTGGCCACCACCACGGAAAACTACACCTGGGACGGCTACTACATCCTCATGCCCCGGCTGACAGCCACTTCCGAGCGGCTCAAGGCGGCCACGTTTACCAATATCGTGGATGCCAACTCCGCACGGAACCTCCCGACCAACTTTAATGATCCCGCAAACCCCAACCGCGGGCAGATCGTTGCCGTGGGCTATCCCGCTGGGACAAATTTGACAGCCGGAGAGATTGTTAACGGTGCCGGCGTGATCCAGGATGGTGTCGCCCAGTACGCCAAGCGGGTCGTTGATCTGCTGGAACCCCACGCGACCTGGGATTTCGCTTCCATGCCCACGGAGCAGGATTTGCGCTGGAGCTTGGTTTTTAACGTGAGCGAGTTGCCGTAA
- a CDS encoding type II secretion system protein, translating to MNQEHGVNAKSGFTFLEILIVIGIMGLVAAMIWPMRETLGDSQRERVTNNKMDSIVEAILGHEHLKDPYDMGRTIGGYVGDMGDWPKLFEPGGNGGVGGKRGEFVDDRFQWLRPFGEVSDMAKESLGQPRGLWTRYVTDESDEHALPKDDWKGPYLTPPVTRNPALGSNYAKNPDEYELLDETDRGYFHLLQGREQLTDGWNRAFRFFITDGGETFCIVSMGQQGFGYEPGYEQNCDEDSPENQGKIIRALHKSDWEAVVAARALRSTSKQQLIFITKDHMDSIVRALIGESPSGPNTGYTGDLLDWPELFNWVCRDDGDNMVDCEDDIAVSGTGKWELQWDDPDNPNEIELFKYGQPRGLWERGELEASRLGVGWRHAYLEAPDGTFESEELKDAWDRPYRFFKVLEDIDGNDVEQFMILSGGESGNYYFPAPDGHVDDDRTAEFALEDYDPKNEENEDNIVRIVRRNEWLPGFLDVTLATARDDCDAIKCMMYGVLPDQPGPDSFEMIDDLCVFKAKYGDNDGDKQIVTGGRYLVCWEDGGDEPSPGVSAWWKIFSTYGHPAKNVNVNLNASDFQTFPDPEADE from the coding sequence ATGAACCAAGAGCATGGTGTGAACGCCAAGTCCGGCTTCACCTTCCTGGAAATCCTCATCGTGATCGGGATCATGGGGCTTGTTGCGGCCATGATCTGGCCGATGCGGGAAACATTGGGCGACTCGCAGCGGGAACGGGTGACAAATAATAAAATGGACTCCATTGTTGAAGCCATCCTCGGACATGAACACCTCAAGGACCCCTACGACATGGGCCGGACCATCGGCGGGTATGTGGGGGACATGGGTGATTGGCCCAAGTTGTTCGAGCCGGGCGGGAATGGCGGCGTGGGCGGAAAGCGAGGCGAGTTTGTCGACGATCGCTTCCAGTGGTTGCGGCCGTTCGGTGAGGTATCGGACATGGCTAAGGAAAGTCTGGGCCAGCCCCGTGGGCTGTGGACTCGGTATGTAACCGACGAAAGTGATGAGCATGCCCTCCCTAAAGATGATTGGAAAGGCCCTTACCTGACCCCGCCGGTGACCCGTAATCCGGCCTTGGGTAGTAATTACGCAAAAAATCCGGATGAGTACGAGCTGCTTGACGAGACGGACCGGGGCTATTTCCATCTCCTGCAAGGCAGAGAACAGCTCACGGACGGCTGGAACAGGGCGTTTCGGTTTTTTATCACGGACGGCGGCGAAACCTTCTGCATCGTTTCCATGGGACAGCAGGGTTTTGGGTACGAACCAGGGTATGAGCAGAACTGCGACGAGGATTCCCCGGAAAACCAGGGCAAGATTATCAGGGCGTTGCATAAAAGCGACTGGGAGGCGGTAGTGGCGGCGCGAGCTTTGCGCAGCACTTCCAAGCAACAATTGATCTTCATCACCAAGGACCACATGGACAGCATCGTTCGCGCCCTGATCGGCGAGTCTCCCTCCGGCCCGAATACCGGCTATACCGGAGATCTTCTGGACTGGCCGGAGCTGTTTAACTGGGTGTGCCGTGATGACGGGGATAATATGGTCGATTGCGAAGATGATATTGCTGTCAGTGGGACCGGGAAATGGGAGCTACAATGGGATGATCCGGATAATCCCAATGAAATCGAACTGTTCAAATACGGGCAGCCTCGAGGGCTTTGGGAGCGGGGCGAGTTGGAAGCCAGCCGGCTCGGCGTGGGCTGGCGGCACGCCTACCTTGAAGCGCCGGACGGGACTTTTGAGAGCGAAGAACTCAAGGACGCTTGGGACAGGCCGTATCGTTTTTTCAAGGTTCTGGAGGATATCGACGGCAACGACGTGGAGCAGTTCATGATTCTTTCCGGCGGGGAATCAGGGAATTATTATTTTCCCGCGCCGGATGGTCATGTTGATGACGACAGGACAGCGGAATTCGCTTTGGAAGATTATGATCCAAAGAACGAGGAAAACGAAGACAACATCGTGCGCATCGTCCGGCGCAATGAATGGCTGCCGGGTTTTTTGGATGTGACGCTGGCTACCGCGAGAGACGACTGCGATGCAATCAAATGCATGATGTACGGGGTGTTGCCTGATCAACCCGGCCCTGATTCTTTCGAGATGATCGATGATCTGTGCGTGTTCAAGGCCAAGTATGGCGACAACGACGGCGATAAGCAGATCGTCACCGGCGGCAGATATCTGGTTTGCTGGGAAGACGGAGGTGATGAGCCGAGTCCGGGCGTTAGCGCATGGTGGAAGATTTTCAGTACCTACGGCCATCCGGCAAAGAATGTGAACGTCAACTTGAACGCTTCAGACTTTCAGACTTTCCCCGACCCCGAAGCAGACGAATAA